Proteins from a genomic interval of Psychrobacter fulvigenes:
- the minC gene encoding septum site-determining protein MinC, with protein sequence MTTSDTDNQVTTTQPAISFYGKMLTFSRLQLHTDDPAAIEAHLAGLVSNKNSNIPVVIDSSVEQNLSALVDLLWSWGLQPIGVVTGLLDEQARIQRLAIFPSDGKRIERILPTKKPKTEISQTTEPKAAEVQSKDSEQDASPSETLNSPDAATETLLSADHITSMIYDQMLRSGQSINHVGGDLILTNSVNSGAEAITDNSLHVYGRAQGRLVAGATGDKDARIFCQVFNPSLVSVAGTYCLRDNLPEETIDKPVQVRFVEGEGLVFTVMDNS encoded by the coding sequence ATGACGACTTCGGATACAGACAACCAAGTGACGACCACTCAACCTGCGATCAGCTTCTATGGCAAGATGCTGACATTCTCGCGCTTGCAGTTGCATACTGATGATCCAGCAGCGATTGAAGCGCATTTAGCAGGCTTGGTTAGCAACAAGAACAGTAACATTCCAGTCGTTATTGACAGTAGCGTTGAGCAGAATTTATCTGCCTTGGTAGATCTACTGTGGTCATGGGGGCTACAGCCCATCGGAGTGGTCACAGGGTTACTTGACGAACAAGCGCGTATACAAAGGTTGGCAATATTTCCAAGTGATGGTAAGCGTATCGAACGTATCTTGCCCACAAAAAAACCCAAAACTGAGATCAGTCAAACAACTGAGCCTAAAGCCGCAGAAGTACAATCAAAAGACAGCGAACAAGACGCCAGTCCATCGGAGACTCTCAACTCTCCAGATGCAGCTACTGAGACGCTACTGAGTGCTGACCATATTACCAGTATGATCTACGATCAAATGCTGAGATCTGGACAGAGTATCAACCATGTTGGTGGTGATCTGATATTAACCAATAGTGTCAATAGTGGCGCTGAAGCCATTACCGACAACAGCCTTCATGTCTATGGCCGTGCCCAAGGCAGACTCGTGGCAGGGGCAACCGGGGATAAAGACGCGCGTATTTTTTGCCAAGTGTTTAACCCATCACTGGTATCAGTTGCTGGTACCTACTGCCTACGAGATAACTTACCTGAAGAGACCATTGACAAGCCAGTACAGGTGCGTTTCGTTGAGGGTGAAGGCTTAGTATTTACGGTTATGGACAATTCATAA